A segment of the Denticeps clupeoides chromosome 2, fDenClu1.1, whole genome shotgun sequence genome:
gagaaatgatgaaataaaatgagatgTATCTGCAGATGCTCCGTTTCTGAGTACAGATCCCTCTTGGTGTCAGGTGAGAAAAGAATATGTGCAGCAAAACTACAAATACAAAAGTCCCACATACACCAATGGTTTAAGATCCACTTCACACACCATTAAAACCACCCATAGGTGGCGCTATAATTCGCCTACTTACATTATGGCTCATATCTTGAGAACCGTATGGTGTAAAACAAGAATGATTTCCTTTGATCCATTGAAGGAGTCTGAATCAAAAGCATTACTGTCCTGTCCtgaaaacattacaatttaaaaaagaagtgaagtaaaataaaaagtccaaatCTGAGTCTCACTAAACATCTCCAGACCATGCAAACAAAACATTGTTGTATGAACTTCTGTTTCAAAGTTGCGTGCCAATCAAAGTGCAGTTGCCAGTACAATAACTATAGATTGTGTcgttcttttcttattttttaagtgactttgctgctcttcccaccCGGTTTTCTCTACTCTATTCTAATATGATAAATGTTGGTGACTTCAATATTCATATGGACGTCAATAACCATCTTTCCAGAGATTTCTCATCTTATCTAGAATGGACACCGACTGGATCGTCTGttcaagaaaacaaaaaaaagtacaataatcatattttattttataaggACTGCATTGTCTCAGCTAAATCTGCAGACTACATTGTTTTAATTAGTTCTAGTGAAGGTAAGTCTCATTTTCTGTTTAGCAAAACTAAAGTCTCCTGATTCATTCCCCTCTTATATATATTCTGATAAATTTAGCAAATCTTTCATGTCTTATTTCACTCCCAAAATTTCTGTAGCTGCTGGGTGGACAgcagtgaagcgattgtcattgtgaaacacagaacacggtgacacggtgaaatgtgtcctctgtatttaaccatcatccttagtgagcagtggacaccatgacaggcgcccagggagcagtgtgtggggacgggaccttgatcagtggcaccttggcgattcaggattcgaacctacaacattctgattacgattccttacccaccaggccaccactgccccgtactGTGACCCTGCTGCTCCGCCCTGTGACGGCCCGCTCATACTGCCGTGCGGGTGCCAGAAGGCGCACTCACAGACATCGCAGCAGCTGGTGTTCATGGCGGGTTGAAAGTCACCAGAAGGCTGATGGTGTTTTAGCAGGCGTGTAAAATGCGCCGTCAATTTATTTAAGTCACTTCAAATTTAACACACTTCCTCAAACTGGCTTACTCGCCTCAACACAAGATGTAATTGGTGTGAAATGatgttttattgttcattttttcatctttctgtAAGATGACCTTAAATAAAATGACCGTTTTTGTAAAGTCACAATTGTGACTTTACACTGCTGTCACCTTCGCACCATTTTAATCAGTAACGGGCAGCTTGACGTGTGAGTAAAGATGAGTGATGTGGTGTGATGTGATTGTAATGAAAGATTCAGTGGCTCGCAGTGCTATTGCATGCAAGTACCACTCATTCTAAAGTGAATTGTCTTTTGACTCATGTCCATGTGTCCTGTGTGTACAGTAACAACGAAGACGGCTTCGCGGCAGCGGACTGATACAGAAAACGTACGGAAACAAGAACATCTTCACACTTCAAGCAGCAAACAGACAGCAATGTCTTCAGCCTCTGTTCAAGATCAGTTATGACCTTTTCTCTCGTTTTTTGTACTAAATTAAAAGTTGTTTGTAAgttgtctttgcattttaacacactgaactaGTGCACaccaaaagtgtgaaaaaagataaaaaataagatATTAAAGTGCCCAGTCAGTTATCTAAGGCTGGTGTGGTTCTTGTAGAGGACTgagctgaaatgtaaatatatatgaaaaataaagtccATTTACGCACAGACACTCGTCATCATCAGTGAACACTGTGCaaattaaagaagaaaaaatgttgaaaataaaaaatgttgtaaatgaactcaaatattatttgcatgtgACCACTGTACCCCCATACTCAGTACCTGACAGTGAAGTtattctcattgtgatacactgcagcacagcacacagtacacatatacacaacgTGTCCTTGACAGGTCACGGTGAAACCACACCTGATTCcactcaagaactgggtggtaacGGGTTGAGTGGTGGAACCAGCTGTGCTAAATGAGGataaacccaaaaaaaacccatcatTTTACTCCAGGACCGGTTTTGTAGACCCCAATCTAGTCTTGTACAACTAGTACTAGTTATCTAATGAGTGCCAGACTTGGCAGGtctagaaggtcattaatgttaattatgtttcCTATAAAAGTGGAAGCCATACATGGTGGTGACTGTaatgtggcatcatgggttggtggtcagtggcagtgttgctgtggggaggtgttgtagggGTTTGTATGGGTGCAGTTCTGCTGGATGTTAAAGGTGTACCAGGACCTGCTCCAGCTTCTGGTCAACCTCTTCCAAGACCTGCAATGAATCCACCTCTGGTTCATGCCAGTCCTCCCTTTGTCCCTGCGATGCcagccagtcccccgtttgtccccggcgtgtTGCCACctcctcaggtgcctgcccgtcccccgtttgtccccggtgTGTTGCCACCTCCTCAGGTGCCggcccgtcccccgtttgtccccggcgtgtTGCCACCTCCTCAGGTGCCggcccgtcccccgtttgtccccggcgtgtTGCCACCTCCTCAGGTGCCggcccgtcccccgtttgtccccggcgtgtTGCCACctcctcaggtgcctgcccgtcccccgtttgtccccggcgtgtTGCCACctcctcaggtgcctgcccgtcccccgtttgtccccggcgtgtTGCCACctcctcaggtgcctgcccgtcccccgtttgtccccggcgtgtTGCCACctcctcaggtgcctgcccgtcccccgtttgtccccggcgtgttgccaccacctcaggtgcctgcccgtcccccgtttgtccccggcgtgttgccaccacctcaggtgcctgcccgtcccccgtttgtccccggcgtgttgccaccacctcaggtgcctgcccgtcccccgtttgtccccgtgCAGCCTCAGGCTCCTGCCAGTCCCCCCTTTGTGCCCGGGTTTGTGCCACcaccgccgcctcaggtgcctgcccgtcccccatttgtccccggcgtgctgccaccgcctcagtCTCCTGCCCATCCCCCGTTGGTTcccgggatgcctcaggttcctgCACATCCCCCATTTGCTCCTTCGCCTCAGGGAACAGGGGGGCAGCTTCAAGATCCTGGAagtgtccagcagcagctgcttggcccagtaaaggagctgacctggaagtttcCTCAGATGCCAGTAGAGCCCACGTCCCCCCCAGTGCAGTtccagctgagggagccggtatcagtcagcagtgtggcagctacctgtgacgagaatatggtgcacgtgcaggttaagaaggacctgtttggttctggagagctcatccaggcatcagacatctcactaggaggctgtggggtgactggagaagattctgtggctcagctgctgtattttcagtcctatttgcaggcctgtggcagccaagtagtggtgagttctggttcctctTTGGTCAGGAATCTGTTGGACTTTCTCCAGTAACTCTggctttttcccccttcaaacaCAGATGACCAACGATTCCCTGGTTTATTCTTTTTCTCTGACCTACATCCCAAGAGCCATTTCTGATGCTTCTGCTCCAATAGTCAGAACCAGTGGTGCTGTAATTGggattgaatgccactatttgaggtgagctctatCTGATCTGCTCTCCCATGTCTCTCTGTATTTAGATGCTTTTTGATATCGGTTTCTTCTTGCACGTGACCAGGcttcacaatgtgagtagcaatgccctgcagcctgcctggatcccatatgctgctactaaaactgcagaggagctgctggtcTTCTCTCTCAAGCTCATGACTGGTAGGTACAGTTGTGGTCCACTGTTCCACTGTGTTTGCTGTTCCTAACATTTGCGTTTCTCTTCAGATGATTGgaagtttgagaggccttccaacgtctattacatgggagatctgatccattttgaggcttctgtcaagcagtacaaccatgtccccctccgggtgtttgttgatacCTGTGTGGTCACCGCTGTCCctgatgcagctgctgctcccagttatctcttcattcagaaccatgggtgaggagcagcttcatttctttatggCTTTGTTTATGATGTGCTGTAGTCTCATTTTGCTCTCCTTTTTATTGTAGGTGTCTGGTtgattccaagctcactggctcatcttctcgcttcctgccccgtacacaggatttcaagctccagttccagctggaggctttcaggtttcagcagggggACACTGGCTCTGTACGTGTCTCGAGCTAGCCCTTCGCTCTCATGGTTCCACCACCTTGGCGTAGTGGCTGACCGTCCGTATCTCTCTTGTTCCAGCTGTTCATCACTTGCTTGCTGAAGGCAACAGCGGCTGCTTCCCcgactgatgctgagcacaaggcctgttcttttgtagGACAGAAGTAGGTCTGGACTAGACGCTGCATTACAAACATCCACATGTACTTTTTATTCAGGCCCTGATCTTtctatgaaggtgggctggtgcaggtggagaggaccaactgtgtagctgctgtgatggttcttgtgggtccaggaaggcaagagatctgacctctgtctcaggTATATGGACATGGCGTccatttttgtctttctgtttgtgctgattatacattttaatcctGTTCCTCTTCCTTGCTTTCAGATTCTGGATGGGAGAAAGAAATATCTTTGGGACCGTTGTTCATCAGAGGTTGACCAGCCTGTCCCCCTTTATGATCGTTCTCTTTTAATAGCCAAATAAATGGACTGTCGTGTATCAAGTAGTCTCGTCTCTCCTTTTCAAGCATGCACCATTTACAACTACAGGTCCTCTTTCCTAAATACACTTCAGATGGGGGTCTGAGGAACCAGACATCTGGAACAGTTTATTCTAATACATGTTTGAAGATGGTGTTCTGTGTCATGAAGTGGTAATTTTTAGTTAATTGGTCTTAGGTCCCCTCCACACAAGCAGTTTTTGGTTCCTAAATCTGTCCACAGGAGTTATCTGAACTGTGATCCACATGGAGATTCAGAACTGTCTCTTATGCtcttaaccccctccacaccataCGCTTTAATTCTGGTCTCAATTTCTCTCCTTGTTTCATGTCTAGTTCTGTGTTATATTTCTCCTGTATTGTCattagaaatgttttaatgagaTTCTGCATCTGAGCCATGAATGTTTATCCCACATTGTTGTAGGTATGAAGTGTTTTGAGGTTCTAGGTCAGGTTGGCTGAATGTCAGCATTTTCACTAAAATCCAATTTGCTGTACACGTGGAACTCTGGACTAGTTTTAGAAAGTAACCGTTCTGGTTCTCCGTTTCTGTGTGGACACAAGGCCACATTTAATagaaatacaaacatttttgtgTAGACGGGCATTTGTGACGCCCGtattcattttagtctagtgaAGTTTCACTTGATAAAGTCTGAACGTTTTAGTCAGGATCATCTGTGactgtttttgtcaatgaaaatggTCTTTTAGTCtcatagactcaagaatactttCCATCTTTTCCTGAGGCCGCATTTCTACTTGTGTTATtcaacacattctgttttctgctccacttcattttaaagaaagtgtCCAAACGTCACTTAGTCTTTTTGTCTCAACCAACTGTTAACCCACCACTAGAAATCTATGACCCATCATAAGCATTCTGACATCGAAATAATGCACAAACGAGACCTGgagaagtgacgtcatctgttcGACCATGAGTGAGACACAGAAAACCGTTCAACAGACAATTTCATTcattacatgaaatattttgttataaatGGCAGCCTTCTGCTTTCTCTCatactttctttgtttttgtttcttttctgtgtctTTGGTCACTCGGACCGCACAACTTTTCCCAGCCATGAACTGCTTGTCATCATTCAGTCGTATAAAAAAACGTCCTACCCATTTCTCATAATCCCGGAAACTTTTATGGAGATCCTAGTCTGAAGAGCAGCTTGTTGGGGATTCCGCACTCAGCTCCCATCCATCCTCTTGCAGAACCTCTGCTCCCTTCCAAACAAAGTGGACGAGCTGCTGCTACTTACCTGGACCAACAAGAACTTTACACGTTCTActgactgtgcagccactactaactccaccaccatcattacgtttgctgacgacactgtcgtggtgggcctgatctctgacaatgacgagtcagcctacctggaggaggttggaaatctggagaattggtgccagaggaacaagaCAAAAGAgttgatagtggactttagtaccaagcaggagaggaactaccagacccctgtcatcaacaggagcccagtggagagagcgGACAGCTTCAGATACCTCTGTGTTCACATCATGGAGGActtgtcatggtcctgtcacatcaacaccttGGTGAAAAAGGCCCCTCAGATGCTTGAgagactcaatccccccagaatccttgcacatttttaatcttgcacaattttgaaaagatattttttcttttcactttatactttgacttcactcatttgcacaccttcaccctacctgttacacgtattttatgatttatattaaagacataaaaatgtaatatttggttatgtttgcaatatttgtatattggttcattgtatacttgcaatatttgcaataatgtggtctgtagcagtcgctaaagcatttcaatgcatatcatactgtgtatgactatgtatgtgacaaataaaatttgaatttagtgcgagtgtagtttaagtttatttcaaatgaaaaaaaaaaacctacatgcAGACTACAACGTTAAATTATGCTATATTTTGAAGAATCGCTTTTCTGTCAATTTGTTAGTGGCTCGGaggtaaatacatgtctgaccaATCAAAACAATAAATATCACTTATCAATTTTGGATTATGGctctttaattctgtattccaccTTGGTCCTGttgacattcatttatttgttaaaaggAGCGTAcccctcccaagatggcggctctgttgacgTATTCGAACGGACATCTAGTTTTTATATGTAGGGTTTTTCCAGAGAGCAGCCACTCACAACATGGCGGCGACGTCACCTGCTTATCGTGAAGAGTCTATTTAGGTCCATGGTCTGCAGAACAAAATTGGCTGCTTAGGGTAAGATTATGATTTATTAAAAGTGGACTGACTACAAATCTGTCAAAAATGGAGACAGCATCAGCCTCGTAATAGgctattttattaaaaaaaaaacattggcgCTTCTGCTATTGAcccaaaataaatacaaacttaaatataaatgtagtaattaatgtaattctgGTCATAATATTTAGAAAGAGGAATTCTGCCGTTTCgtttgtgtaataaaatgtccAAGTTTACCTGTAACAGGTAAATCACTTCCTGCTCCTCAAAACCCAAACAGAGGCGCCATGTTGGTGAAGACGCgggttttaaagtaaaaatcaGTCCGGAGCCAAACCCAGCAGCGGTGAGTAATTTCTGGAGATGAAACTTTATGACTTATGAGTTATGGGGGTTCGGGACTTTagtgatgaagtgaaagtgaatgctGTCTGTAGATCTCAGTGGTTCCACGGTAAATAATCTTAGAAAATGTTCGATAAATGGAAAGGGCGGGATAAAGAAAGTTCTTTTTAagtgtattttttgtttgttgtgcaGCATTATTAggataattgtttttaataacccatataataatgatgatgggTTATTTGGTTATAATAGTAACCAAATAAcccataacccccccccccagtctctgtggggacggtgaggAGGGGGACACTGGTCCCCAtcagacacacagaccagagTCTCCAGTGTACAGCTGTATGTCTATGAAGAGTGACCGATCCATGGAATTTCCTTCAGACTTCAGTGGAGATTCAACCCCCTGTGATCAGAggactggaacacacacagctccatcaGGACACCAGAACCTGATAACCAACGACACGACCATCAACAGGAGCAGAGACACAAGTAcgacttttattacttttcacctGAATATGTTGACTGGTGCTGCTGTAATTCCAGTTATAACATGTGTCCAGTAATCAATGTGATGTGAAGCCAGTCCATCATATATTTCCTTGGAACATGGAACTAATTAAAGTCTGTTGACTGTTTAGATGAATCACAGCCACCAATATACATACAGGTGAACATCTGGCTTAAAACATAGAATCACTACACAGCAGATGGTGCTGGTCTCATAGTAAAAAGCACAAGACTTACAACAGTGAAGAAGTAAAAGATtaatcataatttaaataaaacttcaaAAGCAGCAAAACCCCCAAAAATCTTATTTTCTTGATTCTTCTGACTGTGGGTGTTGTTCTTCATTACCAGATCCTGATGTTGTCCTACAGAGAGTCCTGGAGACTCATAAGTCCAGTATGAAGAGGTTGTTCTGAAACTGGCTAAACTGGCCTTCAACCAGCTGGAGAAGGGAAACCTCTTGTTTTATGAAGAAGACCTGAGAGAGTGTGGAATAGATGTCACTGCTGCCTCAGTCTACTCTGGGATGTGCACTGAGATCTTTAAGGAAGAATCTGTGTTTCAGCAGAAGAAGATCTACTGCTTTGTGCATCTGACCATCCAGGAGTTTCTTGCTGCTTTCTGGGTGTTTTACTGCTATGTGAAGAAGAACATGGAGGAACTGGAGACTTTTCTTACAAGACAGAAGAAAGTCTCACTGGATGATCTTCTCAAAGCTGCTGTTGATAAATCCCTACAGAGTGAGAACGGACATCTGGATCTTTTCCTCCGTTTCCTTCTGGGAATTTCACTGGAGTCCAACCAGGAACTTCTACAAGGTCTCCTGCCCCAAACAGAGAGCAGCTCAGGGAGTCTCCAGAGAACAAGTCAGTACATCAAAGAGAAACTAATAAATACGAACAAACCACTCAAAATGGTCTTGACAAATTTATCAGGAAAAAAGAACATCTCCACTGAAAGAGGCATGAATCTTCTGCTCTGCCTGCTTGAGATGAAAGACTCCTCACTGCATGAGGAGATTGATGTGTTGGTGGAATCAAGTAAAAATCTCTCACCTGCTCACTGATTGacatcttctctgtctttacAGGCTGGGTGGCTGTAACCTCACTGCTTCGTCCTGTAAGACTGTAGCAGCAGCTCTCCAGTCACCAGACTCACATCTGACTGATCTGGACCTGAGTTACAACAAGATCCtggattcaggagtggaacaCATCTGTGTAGGACTGGAGTCTTCAtgctgtaaactggagactctcaggttggtacaagactaacatgaactTTCTTCAAATCATAGATAAAGAATGCAAGAGTTTATTGTTTACTtgtaaattacaataaataaaaaatatagatttgtaTTTGTAGATctatttttcttgtttctttggAATGTTGGATTTCTCCTCTTTTATAAACTGATCCAAGTCCCAGATTATAGAGATCATACTTAGAAACCATGGATAATTCTATTAAACAGGACCTAGATACATGTCTTCAGGACTTTATCTCTTGTAGGTTACATGGTTGCAGTTCTCTCTCCCGACAGCTGCTGTAATTTGTTCTAAATTCAGCTGTTAGAATCCTAACAAACACCAAGAGGAGAGAGAACATGAGTCCAGATCTTCTCACATCACTGCACTGGTTCCCTGCCACTTACAGAACTTTTActaacttttacttttactaatTCACTAAGGTCTGGTTGATCAGTTGGGGCCATGAGTCAAATAGTAAAACAAAGTTTGTAGTAGAATCTGCTTCTACAGATTTATGATCTATGTAcattacttttgttttttatgataTGGGCATACAGGTTTAACTCAGATTTTTTGTTATCATGTTTCTCCCAGGCTGTGTAACTGTTCCCTTTCAGCTAtgagctgttcagctctgtcctcagctctcagatcaaactcctcacgtctgagaATCCTGGACCTGAGTTTCAATAAtttgcaggattcaggagtggaacttctctctacagcactggaggatccacactgtaaactggagactctacagtgagtgttgatatcaggactgaatattaatttttcatggaaataattttggaataaaatacatttcagcatCAAGCGTTTTATTTTGATCAGTTTTATACAAGACATGGTTTCATTTTTAGAAAGTGGTGAAAAGttaatgttatttattcatcatgaaacactttttaatatccaggagaaaaacatcTTCAAAATCATTATGAGTCAAAACATCAAATCATCTGAGTAAACTATTAAAGTggaataaatgattaaaatataaaattcatgattaattatcatttattatttatctacaggtaaataaagagtaataatgactgtaatgatctgatgtatcatcatgtttcttccagGCTCTATGactgttccctctcagctggttgctgttcagctctgtcctcagctctcagatcaaactcctcacgtctgagactcctggacctgagtagcaataatctgcaggattcaggagtgaaacttctctctacagcactggaggatccacactgtaacCTGGAGGATCTACTGTGAGTGTTGATATCAGGACTGAATGACTCTAAttggtctttctctctctctctctctctctctctctctctctttctctctctctgtgaaatGTGAATATAATTTACAGGTGACAAGGTccttgtattttattgtaattcgCAATGGGCCTCGTTCATCGATACGAACGTATATGTGGTGTACGTCAAGTACGACAAGTTTTAACCATAACAACCCATAAGAACAATCTCCTGAAATCCTGGCTGCTCAACATCATTTACAAGTAATGATGCTGTAATTTATTCAGTCACAGCTTGATTGACAGGAAGTGTGGATGCGATCTTAGAGCAGCCATGGACTTCTGTGTATCGTACACTCACGTAGAAATGTGATAAATCACCAAATGGGCGTAGAAATGATGGTACGCATGTTTGACAAATGAGGCCCAGTATGTCAGGGACAGGAGAATCTTCAGAATGCATCTCGTATACAGTATATTGTATCAAGTCATGTGATCAGGCTGGTTTGAGAGCCTGGATCCTGGATTGAGTCTGTAGTGCAGTTGAAACTGGACCTTTATTATTCTTCAGaacatttagatttttgtgtgtgtttcctctgcaGAACATATAAAGGTGACTTGGTCAAAATGAAGAAATAGAAGCAGCGGCTGAAAGTTGTGGGTCTGAAGAATTGTGGGtaggagaagagagggagatggaCGCAGATATACCATGCGCTCACCAACAACAGACCAGAGCCATGTCCAGATTCAAAAACCTTAATGCCGTCCAAGTCTGTTTTCCACGAACTCCGGTCTGTTTCCACGTGTGTCTCGTGCGGGAGCAGAGGTGACGATTGGCTGGAACATCAATAAACAGGACTGCAGAGATCGTCTAAGTGAACACGACTGCGATTCATCATTCGTCACCCCttgacctcacacacaccagagcCAGAAACCCCTCAACACCGAGAGGAGTTACGCCCAGTTACACTGACAAGATGGACGGAGGTGAGGAAGTGAAGACCGCCTGGCCAGACACACCCAGAAAGAGAACAGAAGTGGGATCATCTCGTCAGCATCTGTCCTGCCGAAACATCTTCGAGCTTCATACGGACAGCGGGCTCTTCCTGATGGAACACAGCAGTGAGATGAAAGGAGGTTGGAGGAGTTGATCAACATCTGCTGgatttttttactctttactttcttaaatgctttttgcatcCATGATGaacaaaactgtaaaaagtggGATCCTCCTTCTGCTCTACTCTTACTCGAAACATCATacctgtttttttcccatgaaTCATTATATCTATTATTTAACTTAAATATGCAAAGCGGGTCAAGAAAACAGTACCTGTTCATTTATAAAGGCTTTATAAAGTGTACATTTctacattatatttatttaactatATGTGCAGTCTGttctataataatacaatttctgACCCACAGCTATACACCAACCAGACTTAaaggaatttaataaaaagtttgatatgtattttttgtgaactgtgttacgtcctttgggccatAGTCGGTTTGGGGGGTTCTCTGTGTGcgtttttttgtgtaaattgtATATTCTATCGTTTTATGGTGTGTTGTTGGTATGTACAACACTCTAAAAGCACGATATTTCACTTCGGCCTGGTACGTGTGTATTCCCGCCTCACATGTCCTTCTCCTATGTTGTCAcatttcccaacccctagacggggacgtgacaaCTGTGAGGTTTCATTTCACtgactgttacgtcctggtttaGGTCAGGAATGTAAACCATCAGAAAGATAGAGGGAAACGGCACAAACGTTTTAACCTTGTCTTTTAATAAATCGAAAGAAGTACAACTCAAGCCTAGACACAAGACaacaaagcagtcaggccaTGACTGctgtgaacagggcatctgtctggtgtatttccccctccctccatctcagCAGATCCATGGCATCTTTAAGTGTGTGGGTTCAGCGGGAGCACCTGGGGGTCGGAGCTGGGACCGtgacaaaaagaagaaatagaatgtatttattgtCCGTCGGTCACCGAGGGAGAACAGGGGAGTCAGAAAAACTGGAACACAAGATGCATACACAGTACCACACCCCAGAAATCGTGTTGGTGGGTGACTCTGTAGAGTTCTGGATCAACCACATTTGATACCAGTTCACCTGAGGAGGGCGGAAAAAAATGGTTGGCGACGTACCACGTCACACAGATCCTCCTTCTCCAGTACTCTGGAGAGGGAGAGCGTGTCGTGGGGGGCTGAGCTGGCGCAGCGGACGTGACACTttcttatattttattgtgtaattttcagtttaagagcaataaacatatatttgtattttcattcCAATATTTAAATAAGAATGCATAAATAGCTATATTAATTAGTGTGAATAAATAGGAGAAAAACTCTCTTGGTAATATTGGTTGACTGAAAATCATTCCTTATTCTCCATCTCCATTTGTGGAAAGGAAAACCAAACCAACCAGATTTCAGTGGTTTCAAAGCTTTGAAACCCGAGTTATCCCGCCTGGAAATGTCCATAAACCTATATGCATATGAGCATAGTCTTCCAGTTGATTTCTACAGAGAAGTATGttttgggccagacaggtaacacttgttATTATTTCTACACGTCCTGTTTTACCTAAAAGTGGTCCATGGCTTTGAAATCTTAGTTTTCCTGGTAAGAAATTGACATTATTCATAATCCAACGCAGATTTAATTTGTGGTGAAAGGGTGTTATACCAGACGGGTAACTCTTTATACTGattctacactgaaaaaaataacatgtaaAATTTACTTAATAAAATCCTAGTAACAATTTGCACTAACAATGTTCAAGTAAAATTTACTgctataattttaaataaaacgcaCTTACCAAAATCAAGTAAAATCGAAGCATTACTATGacttaaaatgtgttaaaatattaagtaaATATTACTTAATTCTATTTAATGTATAAACTATATTTATTCAA
Coding sequences within it:
- the LOC114774569 gene encoding zona pellucida sperm-binding protein 3-like, whose protein sequence is MPQVPAHPPFAPSPQGTGGQLQDPGSVQQQLLGPVKELTWKFPQMPVEPTSPPVQFQLREPVSVSSVAATCDENMVHVQVKKDLFGSGELIQASDISLGGCGVTGEDSVAQLLYFQSYLQACGSQVVMTNDSLVYSFSLTYIPRAISDASAPIVRTSGAVIGIECHYLRLHNVSSNALQPAWIPYAATKTAEELLVFSLKLMTDDWKFERPSNVYYMGDLIHFEASVKQYNHVPLRVFVDTCVVTAVPDAAAAPSYLFIQNHGCLVDSKLTGSSSRFLPRTQDFKLQFQLEAFRFQQGDTGSLFITCLLKATAAASPTDAEHKACSFVGQKWAGAGGEDQLCSCCDGSWYEVF